A window of Kiritimatiellaceae bacterium contains these coding sequences:
- the gatB gene encoding Asp-tRNA(Asn)/Glu-tRNA(Gln) amidotransferase subunit GatB, with product MKYEACIGLETHVMQKTRTKMFCGCKHEYGAEPNTNVCPVCLGYPGALPVLNARAIELCCKAGLLLGCEINPHSKWDRKNYFYPDMSKNYQITQADRPLCLGGKIVTEVNGELKTFTLERIHQEENAAKNTHAASGSLIDYNRAGTALMEIVSTPCMHSADDAFAYIQALKLIMEYGGISDCDLEKGHMRSDVNVSVRPVGQEKLGAKVEIKNMNSPSFIVEAIKYEIARQIELIENGGKVVQETRGYDSDRGETFSQRTKEDAHDYRYFPEPDLLPVEISAAQIAQWKSELPELPVQRRERYVKELGLPDYDAKVLTAEKHISDFFDAACHKTKQYKLVSNYMMGKVASLATEKSISVDESQLTPETLAQVADLVGGGTISSSAANELIEILFAEGGDPKAVVEAKCMAQVNDDSALEKWAEEAIAGNAKAVADYKAGNPASINSLMGYVMKQSKGKANPPTVIAMLKKKLDA from the coding sequence ATGAAATACGAAGCCTGTATTGGACTTGAGACCCATGTGATGCAGAAGACGCGGACGAAAATGTTCTGCGGCTGTAAGCACGAGTACGGCGCGGAACCGAACACTAATGTGTGTCCGGTCTGCCTCGGCTATCCTGGCGCGCTTCCGGTGCTCAACGCCAGAGCCATCGAACTCTGCTGCAAGGCGGGACTGCTGCTCGGTTGCGAAATCAATCCGCACTCCAAGTGGGATCGCAAAAACTATTTTTATCCCGACATGTCCAAAAACTACCAGATCACGCAGGCCGACCGGCCGCTCTGCCTCGGCGGAAAGATTGTGACGGAAGTGAACGGCGAGCTGAAAACTTTCACCTTGGAGCGGATTCATCAGGAAGAAAACGCCGCCAAGAATACGCACGCCGCCAGCGGCAGTCTGATCGACTATAACCGTGCCGGTACCGCGTTGATGGAAATTGTCTCCACGCCGTGCATGCATTCGGCTGACGACGCTTTCGCTTATATTCAGGCCCTCAAGCTGATCATGGAATACGGTGGCATTTCCGACTGCGACCTCGAAAAAGGGCACATGCGCTCCGACGTCAACGTCAGTGTCCGTCCGGTCGGACAGGAAAAGCTCGGCGCCAAGGTCGAAATTAAAAACATGAATTCGCCCAGTTTCATCGTCGAGGCTATCAAGTATGAAATCGCGCGCCAGATCGAATTGATCGAAAATGGCGGCAAAGTGGTTCAGGAAACGCGCGGCTACGACTCCGACCGCGGCGAAACGTTTTCCCAGCGCACCAAAGAAGACGCGCACGACTACCGCTATTTCCCCGAGCCCGATCTGCTTCCCGTCGAAATTTCCGCCGCGCAGATTGCTCAGTGGAAATCCGAACTGCCGGAACTGCCGGTTCAGCGGCGCGAACGCTACGTCAAAGAACTTGGCCTGCCCGACTACGACGCCAAAGTCCTCACCGCCGAAAAACACATCTCGGATTTCTTCGACGCCGCCTGCCACAAAACCAAGCAGTACAAGCTGGTTTCAAACTACATGATGGGAAAAGTCGCCAGCCTCGCTACCGAGAAAAGCATCAGCGTTGACGAAAGCCAGTTGACACCGGAAACGCTGGCGCAGGTCGCTGATCTGGTCGGCGGCGGAACCATTAGTTCCAGTGCGGCCAATGAGCTGATTGAAATTCTTTTTGCCGAAGGCGGCGACCCGAAAGCAGTGGTCGAAGCCAAATGCATGGCGCAGGTCAACGACGACAGCGCGCTCGAAAAATGGGCCGAAGAAGCCATCGCCGGAAACGCCAAAGCCGTCGCGGATTATAAAGCGGGCAATCCGGCTTCTATTAATTCCCTCATGGGCTACGTCATGAAACAGAGCAAAGGCAAAGCCAATCCGCCAACCGTCATCGCCATGCTGAAGAAGAAGCTGGACGCCTGA
- the gatA gene encoding Asp-tRNA(Asn)/Glu-tRNA(Gln) amidotransferase subunit GatA, whose product MAGLNTKTISELSDLLEQGKCTSVQIVNDVLAAIDAHDGKIGAYLTIDRAAALAQAEAADKARAAGKKGALLGIPLAIKDLLNVKGQPCTCSSKIIEGYVAPYDATAIAKLREAGAVFLGRVNMDEFAMGSSTESSAFKKTRNPWNTDHVPGGSSGGSAASVAADEAIAALGSDTGGSIRQPAAFCGCVGLKPTYGMISRYGLTAFASSLDQIGPITKTVRDAAILLTAMAGKDPMDSTTVDLPVPDYSKDLTDDHSLKGMQLGLPKEYFVEGMDPEVETAVRNAIEHCKKLGAKIVDISLPHSKYAIAVYYIIATAEASANLARFDGIRYGLRKDGADPIELYGKTRAAGFGPEVKRRIILGTYVLSSGYYDAYYLRAQKVRTLIHNDFRAASAHCDAILAPVTPTPAYKIGEKTSDPLKMYLDDILTTPVNLAGICGLSVPCGFSKAGLPIGLQILGDSFMEPSILKVGHAYEQTTEWHRQKPKF is encoded by the coding sequence ATGGCCGGACTAAACACAAAAACTATTTCTGAACTTTCCGACCTGCTGGAGCAGGGAAAATGCACTTCGGTGCAAATCGTCAACGACGTGCTGGCCGCGATTGACGCGCATGACGGAAAGATCGGTGCCTACCTGACCATCGACCGCGCCGCCGCACTGGCACAGGCCGAAGCCGCCGACAAGGCGCGTGCCGCTGGTAAAAAGGGCGCGCTACTTGGCATTCCGCTGGCGATCAAAGACTTGCTGAACGTCAAAGGTCAGCCTTGCACCTGTTCGTCGAAGATTATCGAGGGTTACGTTGCGCCGTACGACGCCACGGCCATCGCCAAACTGCGCGAAGCGGGCGCTGTTTTTCTCGGTCGCGTCAACATGGACGAGTTCGCCATGGGTTCGAGCACGGAAAGCTCGGCTTTCAAAAAGACCCGTAATCCGTGGAATACCGACCACGTTCCCGGCGGTTCCTCCGGCGGTTCGGCCGCCAGCGTCGCCGCGGATGAAGCGATTGCCGCACTCGGCTCCGATACCGGCGGATCGATCCGCCAGCCCGCCGCCTTCTGCGGATGCGTCGGCCTTAAGCCGACCTACGGCATGATTTCCCGCTATGGCCTGACCGCTTTCGCCTCATCGCTCGACCAGATCGGTCCGATCACCAAGACGGTCAGGGATGCCGCCATTCTGCTCACCGCAATGGCCGGTAAAGATCCTATGGATTCCACCACGGTCGATTTGCCCGTTCCAGACTATTCAAAAGATCTGACCGATGACCACAGTTTGAAGGGGATGCAGCTCGGCCTGCCGAAGGAATATTTCGTCGAAGGGATGGATCCGGAAGTCGAAACAGCGGTCCGCAACGCGATCGAACATTGTAAAAAGCTTGGCGCGAAGATTGTGGACATCAGCCTGCCGCACTCGAAGTATGCGATTGCGGTCTATTACATCATCGCCACAGCGGAAGCTTCCGCCAACCTCGCGCGCTTCGACGGCATCCGTTACGGACTGCGCAAAGACGGGGCCGATCCGATTGAACTCTACGGCAAAACCCGCGCCGCCGGTTTCGGCCCCGAGGTCAAACGCCGCATCATTCTCGGCACCTATGTGCTGTCGAGCGGCTACTACGATGCCTATTACCTGCGCGCCCAGAAAGTCCGTACGCTGATTCATAATGATTTTAGAGCCGCATCTGCTCATTGCGACGCGATTCTCGCGCCGGTCACTCCGACACCGGCGTATAAAATCGGCGAGAAGACCAGCGATCCGCTCAAGATGTATCTCGACGATATTCTGACCACGCCGGTCAATCTTGCGGGTATCTGCGGGCTGAGCGTCCCGTGCGGATTTTCCAAAGCGGGTCTGCCGATCGGGCTCCAGATTCTCGGCGACTCGTTTATGGAGCCGAGCATCCTCAAGGTCGGCCACGCCTACGAACAGACGACGGAATGGCACCGCCAGAAACCGAAATTTTAG
- the gatC gene encoding Asp-tRNA(Asn)/Glu-tRNA(Gln) amidotransferase subunit GatC, whose amino-acid sequence MADSTHMDVSYIAHLARIHLADGEAELFQGQLDQVLTYVEQLGELDVSNVEPTAHAMALVNVLREDTPRTSLDHDAVIANAPAARDGQILVPKIME is encoded by the coding sequence ATGGCCGACTCAACACATATGGACGTTTCCTATATCGCGCATCTGGCGCGGATTCACCTTGCCGACGGCGAGGCGGAACTGTTTCAGGGACAGCTCGATCAAGTGCTCACCTACGTCGAGCAGCTTGGCGAACTCGACGTGTCGAACGTCGAGCCGACGGCGCACGCCATGGCGCTGGTCAATGTGCTTCGCGAAGATACTCCCCGGACTTCACTTGATCACGACGCCGTTATCGCCAACGCCCCCGCCGCCCGCGACGGGCAGATTCTCGTCCCGAAAATTATGGAATAA